ctcgtaaaatgtattttattataatgtacagTTTCTAAagaatttgttattttcagaaaaaaaGCATACTTTGTGGATCTGTTTGTCAGAGTTAGTAACAAAGTagctataaatatgtataaaaatttggGGTATATTGTGTATCGAACAGTGTTAGAATACTATTCTGGTGACCCTGACGAAGATGCCTATGGTAatcattaatacattattagttattgcattgtaaacaattaatttcagGCTATAAAGCTAATCTCACTATGTTGCACTTGCTCAGCACAGGGCCAATTCACTGCATAACTAAAAGGATAATGACTAATTTACCTTTAATTAATTCTCAGTcatgtttttatgaaaaagtaaACTAGTTAAGCATACTAATGTCATATTATTACAGATATGAGGAAAGCATGTTCTAGAGATGTGCATAAAAAGTCAGTTATACCTTTATCACATCCTGTCAGACCAGAAGAAGTGGATTAAACTAAATTTGGGACTACTTTTGTGTTTccttacaaaatacaattactttattattattatataaggaaTGAAATGGAAttactaatacaataaaatatgtaacattatttaccTAACAAGATATCTattgataacaaaaaaaatacttttttgcaAATGTTCAgattcttattaaattttgtttatgaatgaaatgaaagtATACATGTTAATAGTTGACCAGTAATTAAACACAAgcataaactaaaattataattaacttgaATTCTTATTCAGAAACATCATTATTCTTGGAGCTGTCATCTTTAGATGTTTGCGGATCACACTCTTCAGTTGAACTATGAGAATCTTCATCTAGATTTGTTTCTGTATTAATAGGTTCTGTGATTTCTTGTTGTTTACGCCACATTTTAGCAGCAGCAAGCAATTTGAGATTAGGTCTAACCATCTCATCCTCTGGgaaaatataatcaaacaCTTCCTCCCACCCCTCTTCAACACCACTTTCACTAACAATTTTTTGCCTCTTCTTAACCCTTCTAGGCATTTTCGCCATAACTTTTTCAAGTTTAACATCATCGCCAATTTCTATTTCAAAGTCTTTCCAAGCTTCTAATAAGAGTACTCTCGCTTCTTTTTCGCCTGCACTCCTTAGACTATCATTGGCGCGTTCATAAACACGTCTCGCTAATTCTACATTTATGTTGTCAGGATTTTCAGCATGAAGTTCAAATTTTGCATAGGATAACCAAACCTTGACATGTACCGTTCTTTCTAAAAGTCTTTCATAAAGTTGTCTAGCCCTCTCTGTTTCACCTTGAGATACTTCAAAGTCTATGTAACTTTTCCATAATAATTCAGGCATATCTAGTCGCGGTTGACCAACAGCTATTTCATAAATAGCTCTTGCTCTGTCACTATCACCCAATAATGTTTCAAGTTCTGCAAACTTAATCCAAGTTATGCAATTTTCAGGTCCATACTCTAAAAACTTTTGGTAGAGAATTCTACATCTGTCAAATTCCCTAAGCTGGATCTCTAAATCAATGTAACCTCTGTAGAGTTTGTCTCTAGGACATATACCTAATGCCATGCCCAAAGCTTTTCTTGCTTGTTTTAAATCCTTGCATCTGACTTCCAATTGTGCATACATAAGCCAAATTTTTgagaatgtaaatattttatggggAATTAATTCAAGACAAGTTTTATACACTTGCCTTGCTCTGTCAACATCTTCAGCTTCTAACTCTTCATATAAGGCATAATTAATCCATAAGTAAATATAGCGCCTCCAAAATTGTTTGTCTTTAGTTGGTGGTACATTTGCAATAGCTCGTTCATATGTATCTCTAATGACATCTACGTTACCCTCATTTTCTACAAGTCTAATATAATCAAACCATGCATCATAATTAGTGGGATTCTCAATGACTTCTTgttcatacatatattttcttttattaactataaCATCTTCAATTCCAGATCTGTCACCATATTTCTTTTCATGTATAGTATAAGCTTTATACAGTTCTTTATTTCTATCTTTAGGAATGTGGTCCAAagcatatttgtatataactcTAGCTCTGTCATGTTCTTTTTGATTCTCTTCAAACTTTGCAAATGCAATAAACAACCTTTCATCTAACTCTTCATCTCCAAAAAATTCTACAGCTCTTTCAAAGACTTTTCTGGCACTATTAATAAAACCATGATTTTCTTCAAATCTTGCATACTTAATCCAATTCTTAACATCTGGGTGAACCATAACAAATCTTTCATAGATTTGTCTAGCTCTATCTAGTTCTTTGTAccttaattcaaaatttatgtAAGTTTGCCAAGCTTGTTCATCTGGTTGCCATTCAATCCATCGTTCAAAAACCTGAAAAAGTAAATCAttgatgttaaaaaatatttatatcacaaaAATGGTCAAAGTAAGTATTAACATTGGAAATGCTAAAATACTTACTTGTCTTGCACCAGCTACATTTTCAAGCATTTCTTCCATGTATGTGTACTTATACCAAAACTGTGACACTCTTGGTAGAATTGTCACTGCTCTATCCCATAAATTCCTGGCATGATTTACTTGCCGATTACGCATCTCCATTTCAGCATATTTCAaccttaaaattaatgttaatcttTCATTTTAAGCAGCTCCTGTTTTCAACAGTTTCAAGAAAACATTAAAGGAAAATCAAAGCTAACTTATTATGACATTTCTTACCACAAGGTAACATTTCTATGGTCCACATCCAAAGCTCTTTCATAAATTGACCGGGCTCTCTGAACTTGTTTCTGTGATTCTTCCCATTGTGCATATTTCAACCAATTGCCTATAACCTGTAAAATTAAAGTGATAAAGCACGGAAACcgtaacaaataatattcaagTTAGATTTCTTACCAATCTGTTTTTTCTTATGTTATCTTCGAAAGCTTTTCGCTTTCGATGTTGATAGTCGCGAAGCTCTTCTGGATccgatattttttgttttggtgGTGGTGGTAATATCTCTAAATCTCTTTCTTTAGCCTCACGTAGTAATTGCTCAGCAGTGATTTGAATTTCTGCTGGTGCTTTGTTTTTAACCTATAAAAAGGAACACTGTAAGAATGCACTgtgcaaaaaaatatgaactaGTATTTGCAGAACCTACCTTTGCCACTTTAGGCATTTTTGCAGGCTTTCCttccattttcaaataaaaagtaagACAAATATAGTTCGGTagatgtttacaaaatatttattattatggttCAGAACAAAAATCAACAAAATTAACGATACAGTTAACGCTTTTATCCTCCAACCTAAGCTAAAAAAGCTACACTTCAACTGTGGTTATTGAAACGTCAATAGTCAATACTACAGATTAAGTCAGGCAAGGGGTAGAGCGGCAATCAACAACCATAACTACACTCTACATATCGCCCCAGTACAAATAAGAACTAAAGCATAGGAACCgtgtaaaaacaaaagtgaGCAACTATTTGGctctaaatattacataactaATTTGTTTAGGTGAATAAGTCATCTAATTTATACTCAAACTATTTGCTTAGTTGTCGTAAACTGATTTATCAAATTCGGATGCTTTGAACCTTTTAAATACCATCAATTCAAGTGTCAGTTACAACGTTATTcggtaacaatataatattacacattacAATGACAAAATCTTATTCACaaaactttgttattttttgaaaaaatatatgtatttaatctCTTGTATTTGGATAGTGAAAATCTTATACAGatcgaataaaaaaattacggggcaataatttacattttttgtaacatatcATATTTAATGATTGAAATCAGTTTTGGTCAAataattgctatatatataaatatatatagcatcaataaaataaagtttttagaGGCtttggtaaaaataaaaaataaaaaataaaaaataagatacttTTAAAAGAATAACAAGTATATATTCAGTTTACTTTAGtaaagtaatacaaaataaattattcgtaaaaaaaatagaaattaccATTCGATAATTTGTTTTCCTTGTTAAAAAGTCGTTAACTGACAATTTTAACCCGCACCAAAACAACTGTCCTAGGTAAATTTAGATACGATATATATAGTTGTATCTCCTTCTTATGCATTACAGTGTTGTTCGAAAATAAAGGATCAACACATACCTTCGATTGCGATTTTAGACTATTTTCTATAATTGAGTTCTTACACTAAGTCTTATAATTGCTTCTCTTTCTGTCTTATGCAGGTttctaatattgtatataatactcTTGCTAGAGctcaaattttatgtaatctaTGGGCATCCATCATGCAGTTTACCAACACGAGTCACGACAATGGCCGAATTGTCcgaataagatattttttattggctCATAGCTCAAACCTGCCATGTCtttggttttaaaaatggCGTATACAAGCTTTTTGTTTGCCGGTTTACACTGTTGAATGAATAGTTTTCAAGATTCTGTGCGTGCTCGAACGACACTTTAACATCGTAATATGAAAAAACAGTACATGTGTAGATACAATATTCTGCACCATGGATTCGTGGACATATTTTCGTAGCGTTATGGTGAATTAGAATGGTGCCTGTGGTTTGTCAAGCTCTCACGTCGTCAGGTTACCCGTATGTAACGTAAATATCATTCTACGGGAGTTTAATATTTCGAATATGTTAGCATCGACAAATACTAGATAATGGAGAGTTCTGAAGACGATGCGGGCACCGCAACAATCGCTTCCCGCCGCGAATCGGCGCGGGAAAAGGATCTCGGACGCCTCGAAGACGTCGATGCAACTAGTAGTATTCAACAAGATACATCTGAACTCAGAACATCGTGTCAAACCCCCGCTATGTCTGAGGATAATTTCGATGGGGACAGCGTTCCTTCGCCATCGACACACGATGTCAACACTAGCACTGAGGCGATATTGGATATGATAGATGAGATCGTTGATGGGCCTGGTGCTCCGAAACGCTTACCTTTATTATTAGATACGGATGCTGAGTGTTCTACCACCAGTTGTGAACAACAGAATCAGCAAGCTTTGGAATCCGCCTCTCCTGAATTAGGTTTTAGCACCAGTTCTATTAGAAGAAATCATAATTCAGACGTTGAAAATGTAGAAAGTGATACAAAGTGTACATCAAAAACGCAAAATGAAGACATTTCCATGCAATCTAATGCCTGTGATAGTGTTAAAAATTCCCACACTGACGATGTAAACATTAACATTAAACATCATAATCCAGAGATCAGTGCAAATTCTAAACATGAGTTAAGTGATAATTCTGAGAGTTTTGCCAGTGATAAATCTTGTTTTAGTGAAGTTTCTGAAACTGATGCAAGAGTAAAATCAAATACTGAATCCGTAGCCTGTGTGTCAACAGAGGTTGGTCATAGTTCATGTACAGAGACGGTAACCGTGTGTACCACTGCTACTGTAACGTCTGTTGCCCCTTTATGTAGTCAAAATATTAGAAGCTCAAATATTAGGAGTATAGAAAGAAATATTGAGTCCCCTAAAAACATAGAGAATCATGTTAACATTTCAGAACTTCAACCGGAGTCTATTACACAAGCTTCAACTAATGTTGAAAGTAGTAATGGTGAACTTGTAGAAAGTGCAAGACACTGTTTACAAAAGGAAGTTGAAAGAACAGAAATTCTGCCTAATTCATGTAGTATATCTGGTGATGATAGACAAAGCTCTCAAATTGAAAGTGAAGGTAATTTAAAGTGTATAAACACAGTTACAAGCCCAAATATAGTATTGGAAGCAAGTATTTGTGAATTAAGTGATAAGGTAGAGAGTTCATCTaatcttgaaatattaagtACTGATCATTCATTGACTGTCCCATTATCACAATCTGTGGATTGTGGAACAAATGATAATCCAATAAAACATGATATTGAAAGAAGTAGTTTAACTGTTAAAAATGCTCCAGTGCTGGAACAAAGTAAAAGATCAGAAACAGAGTCCGCCTCTGCTTCAAATCTAGCTTCTAAAACATCATGTGACAACAATTCTAATAAAGAGTGTGTGCCTGGATCAGGTACTAGAAATACTCAAgttatagataatttaaaaacctcactgaatattgaaaatatttcaaagaataCTTCAAACTCAGAAGGTTATACAAATACTATGGATCCTACAATATCAAAAGCTGGTATCTCACTTGAAAATGTGGAAGATACTATAAAAACTGTAGTAAGCAGTATCCAGCAAGCCACCAGCTCAAAAAGCTTGTCTAGCGCCTTGCCAAGTATTCCCTCAAGCAGTACTAAGACTGAAGGAAGCATGTCAATGGACACAATGGATGATAGACTCAAGTGTGTAACAAGTGAAAAAAGGGACAAAGTTGTTGTTGAAAGTGCCGAGTCCACATCTAGTGACTGTAGTGCAAGTGAAGTGAAATCTTATAGTGCAGAATCAATAACAAGAATCCCATTAAGAAGAAGGTTAGTGCGACCTGCTCTTACACGGCCCGACTCAACGGTGTCCTCCACTGTTGATTCAAGTGTTACTCCTCATACATCTGAACATTCAAGTGAGTGTATTAAGGATGTATCTAGTTCTTCAGATGCTGTAACTACTGTACAGGATAGTGATAATACAGAAGAAATTAGAAGTGTCAGTGAAGTAAGTATTTGCAAAGCAGAAACTTCTACAAGTCCCCAAAAGAAAATTAGACTTATTAGAAGGAAGAATGATCCACAGTTAAATAGTACCCCACTTGAGAGTTCAATGAGAGAAAGAGAAGAATGTGAATCCACATCATCATGCGAAGAGAAATTAGCTGTAACAAGTGAACAAGTACCTTCTGTAAGTGTTTCATCACACATGAAAGAGAATTTAGACTATAAATCTTCTCCAGATATCATTGATAATAGTCATATAGAGAATTCTAATGATAATCCAACCCCTTCGAGTTCTTTAAAGAACCCTGAAGTAAGTAGAGATCCAGATAATAATGAACATGAAAGAGTACCTCCTTTAAAACTACATATAcccaatgaaaataaattgatgGAGAATTTGCAATCTCATGAACACTCCAAAGGTGAAAGATCTAGTTATAATATTGAGCAAAAAGAAGAAAGACTTGATGAATCAGAAAGAACTGTACCCAAGTTAACAATCAAAGTTAATAATACTCCATGTGACAAACCAGATTTAAAATCTCCAATACCTAAACTGACCATAAAGCCTCTCAAAGTACCCATTTCAGAAGAAAGTGAAAGAAAATCTGaggaaaaagtatttaaagctaatattacaaaattaaatataaaacccaTACTTAAGCCacctgaaaaaataaatgaaattcatAGAAAATCTAGTAGTAGTGAAATATCAGAGTCTGAATACTCAGAAAATGATGACAGTACTAGCACGTCAGACCCACCATCAGCCTCTGAACAAGGGCCATTAGATGTTGTTCCAAAAGTCACTATAAAATTAGGTAAGCCAGGTACCGATTCTGAAGGTAAATTTTACACAGAGTCTAACATTCCAAAACTAACTATAAAAGGTATTCAAAATAGTAATGAAGAAGGTAGAGAATCACcatcaaaattaaaacttgttgTTTGTCAATCTGAAGAAAAACAGATGGAAAAAGTACCAAAATTCACAATTAAATCAGTAAATATATCTGAAAGTCAACCCTTAAGtccaaaattaacaattaaaccATTAAAACCACCTGATGGTCTAAATAGAGATACTACATCCGAAGATAATCCTCCTATCCCCAAACTTATTATTTCAACTGATTCATCTAATTCTGATCAGAGAGATCAAAGCCATGTGCATAAAGTCACTATAAAACCTGTTACTAAGCCTGATCCTGAAGCTTTTAGCAAAACACCAAAAAAAGCAATACTGGAAAATTTTGATAACATACctgtaataacaaaattaaatattaaacctgTTATAAAGCCAGATAATAATTTAGAAGTATGTAATAACATAGACGAAAAAGTTCCTATAgtctcaaaaataaatattaaacctaTAATAAAACCAATTGAGGTTGATTTTTCTAAAGAAGATAATATTcctaaaataactaaattaaacattaaacctATTAAAAGTCCTGATGGCAACTCATCTAAAGACACTGATTGTCAAGAAGTTACCGTAGAGGAGACTAAACCTATAATTACAAAGTTAAATATCAAACCAATATTAAAACCCGAAGATGACATTTCTAAGGAATCTGAGAATCATTCATCTGAAAACTCTAGTGATgacaataatgataatattcctattgttacaaaaattaatattaaacccATATGTAGACCAAGTGAATTAGAAGAAACCGAACTATGTAACGCATCAAAAGATGAAAATATCCCAATTGTTCCCAAACTGATTATTAAAGCTCTAGTGAAGCCGGATCAGCCAGGACCTCAATCAccaaaaaaagagcgtactagtAGTCCAGATTTGCGAAACCAGAATATTCCAGTCGTTactaaattgaatataaaaccTATAGTAAAACCAGATGAAAACCAACTGAAGCTTGAAGATTGTGAAGATGTTAAAAACCCTCCCCTGTTGATGAAAATCAATCGAAAAACTAGGTCGGATTCTGGGAGTGATACACAGTACCATATTGATAAAGGTATGGatcagtataataatattcatcataatataccaattatatctaaaataaatgttaaaccTAATTTTATAGAGACAAAATCTGTTGGTAAATCATATGAATCTCTAGAGCAAAGTAACTATGCTCAAAATGAAAACCAGCATGATAAGCAAGACTTGGTATTAATAAGCACTCTAGGTCAAGTAAAACCTGCTCCTGTTAGACAAGCAAACCAGCaagatttgaaattaaatcataaaggtgacatagaaaataattttgaagaaACTGCAAAAAGAGTACCATCAACACTTCTAACTAAGGAACTAAGTGAAGGTAGCATGGATAGTAAAGGTTTCTCAGATAAAAatgatgttatatttaattatcaaattagtAACATTCAAAAACCTGTgcaaaaagaagaagaaaaacaaTTGAGTCAAAGGCAAAAAACGCAACCTAGCAACACAAACTGTACCCTCCTTAAGAAATTGTTAGAAAATCGCAAATATGACAATAGTAGCTTGAATAGTGACAGTAGCCCTAATACATCAAACTCTATATTGCCTATTCAAACAGGGCATGCCCCATCCAACGACTGTACCAAACatgaaattattgatttatgcAATACAAATGATGATAAAAGAGAGTCTTCACCTGCTCAATTAAAGATCCGATCAATGCAAGATTTGTGTAATGAAGTAAGTGAAAGTGTTACAAAACCTTTAGAAATTAGTATATCTGATAAAATAAACCAATGCTCTGACCAAGATTCACcgagaataatattaaagattaataAGACTGATCACGGTGCTTCTGCTAAAATTATTActgatgaaattattaataaaaacgaaaCTAAAGGTGTTAGTACAACTGAGACTATGATGATGAACAGAAGAAGACCTATTTTACTTGGtagaaaaaaacaagaatCAGAATCTGCTAACGTCGCTGAAGGCAAAAAATTGAGAAGCTCTAGAATTGTACAGAGTCCAGAAAAGTCTCCCTTTCCTAAAAAGAACACTGGAAAAAGACCTTCAAACTTGGATTCTTCGACTGGTCCACCATCACCTAAAGAAGCTGAACTTTCAGTTCTTGATTCAAAAAGACTGAAATTAGGACAACTTTTGTCCAGTAAAACATTGACAATCACTCCTGTCGTAGTATCTAAAACAGGTCCGATTACTCCAACAGATTCGTTAGAAATTAGACAAGCGAAAATAAATCATTCCTTATTAAATAACGAAAATTGTTCTAAAAATGGTAGTTCAAAATTACACAATATTCTATCAAACCTACAAGCAAAACAACAGGTTAAAGTCA
This is a stretch of genomic DNA from Pieris brassicae chromosome 1, ilPieBrab1.1, whole genome shotgun sequence. It encodes these proteins:
- the LOC123713338 gene encoding uncharacterized protein LOC123713338 isoform X2 yields the protein MESSEDDAGTATIASRRESAREKDLGRLEDVDATSSIQQDTSELRTSCQTPAMSEDNFDGDSVPSPSTHDVNTSTEAILDMIDEIVDGPGAPKRLPLLLDTDAECSTTSCEQQNQQALESASPELGFSTSSIRRNHNSDVENVESDTKCTSKTQNEDISMQSNACDSVKNSHTDDVNINIKHHNPEISANSKHELSDNSESFASDKSCFSEVSETDARVKSNTESVACVSTEVGHSSCTETVTVCTTATVTSVAPLCSQNIRSSNIRSIERNIESPKNIENHVNISELQPESITQASTNVESSNGELVESARHCLQKEVERTEILPNSCSISGDDRQSSQIESEGNLKCINTVTSPNIVLEASICELSDKVESSSNLEILSTDHSLTVPLSQSVDCGTNDNPIKHDIERSSLTVKNAPVLEQSKRSETESASASNLASKTSCDNNSNKECVPGSGTRNTQVIDNLKTSLNIENISKNTSNSEGYTNTMDPTISKAGISLENVEDTIKTVVSSIQQATSSKSLSSALPSIPSSSTKTEGSMSMDTMDDRLKCVTSEKRDKVVVESAESTSSDCSASEVKSYSAESITRIPLRRRLVRPALTRPDSTVSSTVDSSVTPHTSEHSSECIKDVSSSSDAVTTVQDSDNTEEIRSVSEVSICKAETSTSPQKKIRLIRRKNDPQLNSTPLESSMREREECESTSSCEEKLAVTSEQVPSVSVSSHMKENLDYKSSPDIIDNSHIENSNDNPTPSSSLKNPEVSRDPDNNEHERVPPLKLHIPNENKLMENLQSHEHSKGERSSYNIEQKEERLDESERTVPKLTIKVNNTPCDKPDLKSPIPKLTIKPLKVPISEESERKSEEKVFKANITKLNIKPILKPPEKINEIHRKSSSSEISESEYSENDDSTSTSDPPSASEQGPLDVVPKVTIKLGKPGTDSEGKFYTESNIPKLTIKGIQNSNEEGRESPSKLKLVVCQSEEKQMEKVPKFTIKSVNISESQPLSPKLTIKPLKPPDGLNRDTTSEDNPPIPKLIISTDSSNSDQRDQSHVHKVTIKPVTKPDPEAFSKTPKKAILENFDNIPVITKLNIKPVIKPDNNLEVCNNIDEKVPIVSKINIKPIIKPIEVDFSKEDNIPKITKLNIKPIKSPDGNSSKDTDCQEVTVEETKPIITKLNIKPILKPEDDISKESENHSSENSSDDNNDNIPIVTKINIKPICRPSELEETELCNASKDENIPIVPKLIIKALVKPDQPGPQSPKKERTSSPDLRNQNIPVVTKLNIKPIVKPDENQLKLEDCEDVKNPPLLMKINRKTRSDSGSDTQYHIDKGMDQYNNIHHNIPIISKINVKPNFIETKSVGKSYESLEQSNYAQNENQHDKQDLVLISTLGQVKPAPVRQANQQDLKLNHKGDIENNFEETAKRVPSTLLTKELSEGSMDSKGFSDKNDVIFNYQISNIQKPVQKEEEKQLSQRQKTQPSNTNCTLLKKLLENRKYDNSSLNSDSSPNTSNSILPIQTGHAPSNDCTKHEIIDLCNTNDDKRESSPAQLKIRSMQDLCNEVSESVTKPLEISISDKINQCSDQDSPRIILKINKTDHGASAKIITDEIINKNETKGVSTTETMMMNRRRPILLGRKKQESESANVAEGKKLRSSRIVQSPEKSPFPKKNTGKRPSNLDSSTGPPSPKEAELSVLDSKRLKLGQLLSSKTLTITPVVVSKTGPITPTDSLEIRQAKINHSLLNNENCSKNGSSKLHNILSNLQAKQQVKVMPLNDVHSERKHSESPEFKSSGTSLDSNPNIRVESEPVNQNCDEIRDTLFQESAELRDYNITPDPLSQDPLEVGTLKGSPEITAEDAQKIPSIVEMTPQPKKRGRPRKLPVSEGAKPLVLPTPALEERPQRSLRLSRDRPVLIVKPRGRGRGRGRRMDPEQTPSQEVGAVDAANKFFDEKTEEIDPTSSRIKLPRMTEALDKMPSTCATPLTSRRRTSSSSTSDMPFYNTDTPEFKMVDTSLLRMEDPFAKSPEMLGRGGRGGRGSRGRGRASPRTPRGRGRGRGGGRGAMYMKETMGIYGRVCGPATTTVQLFEEETCMMDDNATPAKPSHLLDEDSQSSVKSSTNESSKAKKSKFADLFDSNKVWSASDVKEYTWPPPENRDASEHQVMMIQEQVAMFLGVKSFKRRYPELKRRAISAAERDYVLSKGIVTEALCDLGITAVDASEVLDIMLSDYPHKYEEYRSYQREKQLSDPTPEPVAKESREIRMDRASDKPEPPKVDPEKTRLIMAAAAIASASEWNSRMNALRRPACVDLQSLTIQRRRAPTPSNPQIRVTPPHGFYPHALLPGQYQHTYRAYTSEQLRYFPLNTVVAAAPAPPSPQVSSSESEPDWSHASSSDSEDTHRMHKRKKLTKVKRSSETEVNPPRVEEPEVDTCRTCKLRLEANRKTTHERFLVCATCNAKLHPGCVDLPPDTIRKCREYAWQCAECKTCCSCSRPADAKMMFCDLCDRGHHLYCLGLQRVPDGRWHCAECAICKSCGGRSPSGPSAPGSDPASGPQGSLTEPGGPHWHHQTRRGPGGHKVYSHSLCTPCASKTKRGKANP
- the LOC123713338 gene encoding uncharacterized protein LOC123713338 isoform X3, which produces MESSEDDAGTATIASRRESAREKDLGRLEDVDATSSIQQDTSELRTSCQTPAMSEDNFDGDSVPSPSTHDVNTSTEAILDMIDEIVDGPGAPKRLPLLLDTDAECSTTSCEQQNQQALESASPELGFSTSSIRRNHNSDVENVESDTKCTSKTQNEDISMQSNACDSVKNSHTDDVNINIKHHNPEISANSKHELSDNSESFASDKSCFSEVSETDARVKSNTESVACVSTEVGHSSCTETVTVCTTATVTSVAPLCSQNIRSSNIRSIERNIESPKNIENHVNISELQPESITQASTNVESSNGELVESARHCLQKEVERTEILPNSCSISGDDRQSSQIESEGNLKCINTVTSPNIVLEASICELSDKVESSSNLEILSTDHSLTVPLSQSVDCGTNDNPIKHDIERSSLTVKNAPVLEQSKRSETESASASNLASKTSCDNNSNKECVPGSGTRNTQVIDNLKTSLNIENISKNTSNSEGYTNTMDPTISKAGISLENVEDTIKTVVSSIQQATSSKSLSSALPSIPSSSTKTEGSMSMDTMDDRLKCVTSEKRDKVVVESAESTSSDCSASEVKSYSAESITRIPLRRRLVRPALTRPDSTVSSTVDSSVTPHTSEHSSECIKDVSSSSDAVTTVQDSDNTEEIRSVSEVSICKAETSTSPQKKIRLIRRKNDPQLNSTPLESSMREREECESTSSCEEKLAVTSEQVPSVSVSSHMKENLDYKSSPDIIDNSHIENSNDNPTPSSSLKNPEVSRDPDNNEHERVPPLKLHIPNENKLMENLQSHEHSKGERSSYNIEQKEERLDESERTVPKLTIKVNNTPCDKPDLKSPIPKLTIKPLKVPISEESERKSEEKVFKANITKLNIKPILKPPEKINEIHRKSSSSEISESEYSENDDSTSTSDPPSASEQGPLDVVPKVTIKLGKPGTDSEGKFYTESNIPKLTIKGIQNSNEEGRESPSKLKLVVCQSEEKQMEKVPKFTIKSVNISESQPLSPKLTIKPLKPPDGLNRDTTSEDNPPIPKLIISTDSSNSDQRDQSHVHKVTIKPVTKPDPEAFSKTPKKAILENFDNIPVITKLNIKPVIKPDNNLEVCNNIDEKVPIVSKINIKPIIKPIEVDFSKEDNIPKITKLNIKPIKSPDGNSSKDTDCQEVTVEETKPIITKLNIKPILKPEDDISKESENHSSENSSDDNNDNIPIVTKINIKPICRPSELEETELCNASKDENIPIVPKLIIKALVKPDQPGPQSPKKERTSSPDLRNQNIPVVTKLNIKPIVKPDENQLKLEDCEDVKNPPLLMKINRKTRSDSGSDTQYHIDKGMDQYNNIHHNIPIISKINVKPNFIETKSVGKSYESLEQSNYAQNENQHDKQDLVLISTLGQVKPAPVRQANQQDLKLNHKGDIENNFEETAKRVPSTLLTKELSEGSMDSKGFSDKNDVIFNYQISNIQKPVQKEEEKQLSQRQKTQPSNTNCTLLKKLLENRKYDNSSLNSDSSPNTSNSILPIQTGHAPSNDCTKHEIIDLCNTNDDKRESSPAQLKIRSMQDLCNEVSESVTKPLEISISDKINQCSDQDSPRIILKINKTDHGASAKIITDEIINKNETKGVSTTETMMMNRRRPILLGRKKQESESANVAEGKKLRSSRIVQSPEKSPFPKKNTGKRPSNLDSSTGPPSPKEAELSVLDSKRLKLGQLLSSKTLTITPVVVSKTGPITPTDSLEIRQAKINHSLLNNENCSKNGSSKLHNILSNLQAKQQVKVMPLNDVHSERKHSESPEFKSSGTSLDSNPNIRVESEPVNQNCDEIRDTLFQESAELRDYNITPDPLSQDPLEVGTLKGSPEITAEDAQKIPSIVEMTPQPKKRGRPRKLPVSEGAKPLVLPTPALEERPQRSLRLSRDRPVLIVKPRGRGRGRGRRMDPEQTPSQEVGAVDAANKFFDEKTEEIDPTSSRIKLPRMTEALDKMPSTCATPLTSRRRTSSSSTSDMPFYNTDTPEFKMVDTSLLRMEDPFAKSPEMLGRGGRGGRGSRGRGRASPRTPRGRGRGRGGGRGAMYMKETMGIYGRVCGPATTTVQLFEEETCMMDDNATPAKPSHLLDEDSQSSVKSSTNESSKAKKSKFADLFDSNKVWSASDVKEYTWPPPENRDASEHQVMMIQEQVAMFLGVKSFKRRYPELKRRAISAAERDYVLSKGIVTEALCDLGITAVDASEVLDIMLSDYPHKYEEYRSYQREKQLSDPTPEPVAKESREIRMDRASDKPEPPKVDPEKTRLIMAAAAIASASEWNSRMNALRRPACVDLQSLTIQRRRAPTPSNPQIRVTPPHGFYPHALLPGQYQHTYRAYTSEQLRYFPLNTVVAAAPAPPSPQVSSSESEPDWSHASSSDSEDTHRMHKRKKLTKVKRSSETEVNPPRVEEPEVDTCRTCKLRLEANRKTTHERFLVCATCNAKLHPGCVDLPPDTIRKCREYAWQCAECKTCCSCSRPADAKMMFCDLCDRGHHLYCLGLQRVPDGRWHCAECAICKSCGGRSPSGPSAPGSDPASGPQGSLTEPGGPHWHHQTRRGPGGHKVYSHSLCTPCARLR